The Calypte anna isolate BGI_N300 chromosome 23, bCalAnn1_v1.p, whole genome shotgun sequence genome has a segment encoding these proteins:
- the SDC3 gene encoding syndecan-3, producing the protein MPGEVPPTAPRGLRSLSVLPLLLLLLSPRPALAQRWRHENYERPVDLEGSGDDDPFGDDELDDFYSGSGSGYFEQESGLETSVTLTTDTSITVPTTVAVLPVTSVQPVATPFEPFPEAEDTTPEQTPSILDIPRMTEAPVIPTWKATTTSTTTTDPPTTTTTTAATTTSTTSTTSTTMATPKPTTGRRFLPPFVTKAATTRATTLETPTTSLLQTSTPTEVAPTPLVPTSTAKPRSLPKPTPSRTADPTDKTSALPSTPATLPPTEAPQMEPGEVTTALDKELEVPVSSGPSGDFEIQEEEETTRPELGNEVMAVVTPPAGPGLGKNVESGLIDNTIDSGNSAAQLPQKNILERKEVLIAVIVGGVVGALFAAFLVMLLIYRMKKKDEGSYTLEEPKQANVTYQKPDKQEEFYA; encoded by the exons GCTCAGCGCTGGCGCCACGAGAACTACGAGCGTCCCGTGGACCTGGAGGGCTCTGGGGATGATGATCCTTTTGGGGATGATGAACTGGATGATTTCTACTCAGGCTCTGGCTCGGGAT atTTCGAGCAGGAGTCTGGGCTGGAGACATCAGTGACCCTCACCACGGACACCTCCATCACTGTCCCCACCACGGTGGCCGTGCTGCCCGTCACCTCTGTGCAGCCCGTGGCAACTCCCTTTGAACCCTTCCCTGAGGCTGAGGACACCACCCCCGAGCAGACACCCAGCATCTTGGACATCCCCAGGATGACAGAGGCACCAGTGATCCCCACTTGGAAAGcaaccaccaccagcaccactaCCACTGACCCccctaccaccaccaccaccactgcagccaccaccaccagcaccaccagcaccaccagcaccaccatgGCCACTCCCAAACCCACCACGGGCCGAAGGTTCCTGCCCCCCTTTGTCACCAAAGCAGCCACCACCCGGGCCACCACCCTGGAGACCCCCACCACGTCCCTGCTGCAGACCAGCACACCCACAGAGGTGGCTCCCACGCCACTTGttcccaccagcacagccaagCCCAGGTCCCTGCCAAAACCAACCCCTTCCAGGACTGCAGACCCCACAGACAAAACCTCTGCCTTGCCATCGACTCCTGCCACGCTGCCACCCACAGAAGCCCCCCAG atggagccaggggaggtgacGACAGCCCTCGACAAGGAGCTGGAGGTCCCGGTCAGCAGCGGCCCCAGTGGGGATTTTGAGatccaggaggaggaagagacaACTCGTCCTGAGCTTGGCAACGAGGTGATGGCAGTGGTGACACCACCAGCAGGACCCGGGCTGGGCAAGAATGTGGAATCTGGGCTGATTGACAACACCATAGACTCTGGGaactcagcagctcagctcccccagAAAAACATCCTGGAGAGGAAAGAAGTGTTGATAG CGGTGATCGTGGGCGGTGTGGTGGGAGCCCTTTTTGCTGCCTTCCTGGTCATGTTGCTCATCTACCGGATGAAGAAGAAGGATGAGGGCAGCTACACCCTGGAGGAGCCCAAACAAGCCAACGTGACATACCAGAAGCCTGACAAGCAGGAGGAATTTTACGCATAG